A single genomic interval of Juglans regia cultivar Chandler chromosome 1, Walnut 2.0, whole genome shotgun sequence harbors:
- the LOC108985961 gene encoding amino acid transporter AVT1I-like isoform X1, translated as MSLGKCLEDSRLFCRHLPPLLSLSLSLSRHLLLSSPMKATLSDNSPLSVPLILDEKQNGLAHKLEEVESNCHLSSTTNISFFKTCFNGLNALSGVGILSVPYALASGGWLSLILIFVIAIAAFYSGLLIQRCMDMDPDIRSYPDIGNRAFGNKGRLLVSVVMYIELYLVATGFLILEGDNLYNLFPNSGFEMAGITIGGKQMFVIIVAVVILPSVWLDNLSLLSYISASGVLASVIILCSIWWTGVFDGIGFHEKGTPLNWNGIPTAVSLYAFCYCAHPVFPTLYTSMRNKRQFTNVLFLCFTLCTVSYASMAVLGYSMFGSNVQSQITLSLPTDKLSSRVAIYTTLVNPVAKYALMVTPIVNATKSWFPCQYNKRMYGLLISTSLVISTVIVALVVPFFANLMSLVGAFLSVMGSIILPCLCYLKISGTYHRLGLEMVVLWGMILMGVAVGIVGTYSSLVEIIGHLRADGLSSLMVSRAWSPY; from the exons ATGTCATTAGGAAAGTGTCTTGAGGATTCTCGGTTATTTTGTCGACATTTACcacctctcctctctctctctctctctctctctcgccatcTCCTTCTTTCTTCTCCAATGAAGGCCACGCTCTCAGACAATTCACCCTTAAGCGTGCCTCTCATTCTTGATGAGAAGCAAAATGGGCTGGCTCATAAACTAGAGGAAGTGGAGTCGAACTGTCATCTCTCCAGTACAACTAACATCTCATTCTTCAAAACATGTTTTAATGGGCTCAATGCTTTGTCAG GAGTTGGGATACTATCAGTTCCATATGCACTAGCATCGGGAGGATGGTTAAGCTTGATACTTATATTTGTTATAGCCATTGCAGCCTTTTACTCAGGCTTGTTGATACAAAGATGTATGGATATGGATCCTGATATCAGAAGTTATCCTGATATTGGCAATCGCGCATTTGGGAACAAGGGAAGACTACTGGTATCGGTTGTCATGTACATAGAGCTCTATCTTGTTGCGACAGGATTCCTGATTCTAGAAGGGGATAACTTATATAACTTGTTCCCCAACTCGGGATTCGAAATGGCAGGGATAACGATCGGAGGAAAACAAATGTTTGTAATCATTGTGGCCGTCGTAATTTTGCCTTCGGTTTGGTTGGATAACCTGAGCCTTCTTTCCTATATCTCTGCCAGTGGGGTTTTAGCTTCGGTTATCATCCTCTGCTCTATCTGGTGGACTGGTGTGTTTGATGGAATTGGATTTCATGAAAAGGGGACACCTCTTAATTGGAATGGGATACCCACAGCTGTTAGCTTGTATGCTTTCTGTTATTGTGCGCATCCAGTCTTCCCTACACTCTACACTTCTATGAGAAACAAACGTCAGTTTACCAAT GTCTTGTTCCTTTGCTTTACCTTATGCACTGTCAGCTATGCGTCAATGGCAGTTTTAGGTTACTCAATGTTTGGCTCAAATGTTCAATCACAGATAACTCTAAGCCTCCCAACTGACAAACTTAGCTCTAGGGTGGCAATATACACCACCTTGGTCAATCCCGTAGCCAAATATGCATTGATGGTGACACCTATTGTGAATGCTACCAAAAGTTGGTTTCCATGTCAATACAACAAAAGGATGTATGGCCTCTTAATTAGTACCTCCCTTGTGATCAGCACTGTCATTGTGGCTCTGGTTGTCCCCTTCTTTGCGAATCTCATGTCACTGGTTGGAGCATTTTTAAGTGTCATGGGTTCGATTATACTACCATGCTTATGCTACTTGAAGATCTCGGGCACTTATCACCGATTAGGACTTGAAATGGTGGTTTTATGGGGTATGATACTAATGGGTGTTGCAGTTGGAATAGTTGGTACCTATTCGTCTCTTGTAGAAATAATAGGGCATCTGAGAGCTGATGGTTTGTCTTCGTTGATGGTAAGTAGGGCATGGTCGCCTTACTAA